In Oceanispirochaeta sp., the genomic window CCTTCAGACTCTTCATAAAATAGTGATCCATGTCTTCGTCTGAAACAGATAGACGCTTCTGGATATCACCCTTAAACAATGTATAGCTGATCATAGGGATCAAGGCCGTAAAGACCTCGGTCATCATCCACTGTTTCTTATCCAGGGCGTTGAAATCGGTTGACTCATCCAAAACACTCGACAGACCCTTTGTGGCGTCATCCAGGTAGAAATCCGCAAGATCCAGAAGCATGTTTTGACCGTCTTCCTTTAAACTCTCCATAAACAGTATGCGGATGATGTCGCGGTGAGTTTCCAGAAATTGGATTATTTCATGCATTGAACTATGAGTTTTCTCTTCATTTTCCGGTGAATCATCACTAGTCAGAGTAGAGTAATCAAATGCAGAGAACCCTTTTTTTACCAGACGCTCATAAAGGGCTTTAAGAAGCTCTTTTTTACTTTTAAAGTAGTAATAAATCAGGGCCTTGTTGACACCCGCTTTTTTCGCGATCTTATCCACACGAGCCCCGTCAAAGCCATTCGAGGAGAATTCCTTCTCTGCTGCATTCAGTATGGTGTCTCTTGTTTCCTCTGCCATTGCATCTCCAATTGATTAACCGTTTAGTTAAATTAGCGTAAACTATGCCATTATGTCAAGGATAATATTATCCCTTCACAATAAATGAGATAAGATCCGAGTCAATTATTAATCCAAAGAAGGATACAGTTTCGTATCTTTTCCCTCCTTAGAATTGTTTTATAAGTAAGGGGGCAGGGTATGAAGGTAATAACAATTTCTCGGTATTTATACAGCGGTGGTATGACGATCGGACAAAAAGTAGCGGATGAACTGGGCTACTCCTTCGTTACCAAAGAAACCATCGAAAAGATCATGGATCAGTACGGTATGGTCGACTTCGATAAAGTATACGAGTCGGCTCCCGGACTTCTGGACCGGGTTGATCCAATACAGGAGGACATGATTCATTTTCTGGGTAAGTTGATGCAGGCCATCGCTCTCCATGGAAGCATCGTGCTTCTGGGACGGGGCAGTTTTTCCTTCTTTCCCGACTACTCGGATGTGCTCAATGTTCGTCTTTGGGCTCCGGTGGAAGTGAGAGTGGGGCGTTTGATGGAACGAACCAATAATACCTCCTGGCGTATATGCATGAATGAAGTGACCGAACACGACAACAGTCGCAAGGCCTTTGTGGAACGCTGGCTGCACGGCCATCCTGATCAGGCCAATGCTTTTGACCTTGTGATCAACACGGGGAAGGTCCCTCTGGATAGTGCTGTCAGGATCATCGTCGATACGGCCCGGGAAAGCCGGGATCTGGTTATGGATAATCATAAGACCGTCAAATCTCTGGAGGTGGATTCCCTTCTACTCGAAACGGTGAATGAGGTCCTGGGGAAATTAGACAGGGTTCATTGATCCATGACGCAAATTGAAAAGTCTCTTTACTCTTAATGTCTATTGTCACAATAGTGACACATTTCTGCCCTACAATTGCTTTCTTTGTAGATCAGAATCACAGGCATGAAACATCCCTCCTCTAAAACAGCCTTTTTTCTCTACTGTCTCTTAATTGCTCTGATTATCCTGCTGGCCGATCTGGACAAACTGCCCGGTTCTCTGTTCATGAAGATTCCACATTATGACTGGTTGGCCCACTTCCTCTTGTACGGTTTTTTTTACCGCCTGTTGGACTCAGCGCTCAAGGAGAGGGAGATCCTCCTATTCAAACGCCCTGGTTCCCCCGCACTCTGCATCAGCTCTGCCTTCATCATCCTGGAGGAAATTTCTCAGCTCTTTCTTTCATCAAGGACCTTCAGCCTTATGGATCTCTTTATGGGCTTTCTGGGAATCGGGGTGTTTATGAAGTTCAGAGTCTCAGTCCCGTCAGAGACTAAAATCCTTTCTGACCAGGGCTGATCATCAGCTCCTGAGGAAAGGGGTGCTCCTCCCTTCAATAGAGGGTATATTCTCCCTCCATCCTCTTGATCGCGCCCCCGCCGAATATCACTCTCGTTCGGCCTTCTACTTCCTTTTTCTGCAGCTTGATCAGATTGTAGTTCTCAGCATGACTGTTCTGCTCCAGTATAAGGGTCTCTTTCTGCCAGCTGTTCTTGTCCAGCAGATAATACCCCAGGGCGGAATTCCCGGACCCCGTCGCCGGATCCTCCAGATAGCCGAAGGTGGGGGCAAACACTCTCACCCTGTAATCATGAGCCTTCATGGATACGTCCTCTGTGAACACTTCCACAATATCAATGCCCTGGTTCACGCAGAACTGATTCAATTCAGCAAGATCCGGGCTGATCATCAGTATGGATTCCAAAGAGACAATCGGGACGATAAGGGTATTCAGCCCGGCGTTTATTATGTTAACGGGCCAGGCGGCATCCAGGTCGTCAAGGGAGATCCGCAAGCTCCGGGCAATCTCCTGCAAAGAGGGCAGGTTCTTCTTTTCCACCGGAGGGGGAGCCATCACAAATACTGCATCATCCGTCTTTATCCTGTTCTCCACGGTCAGTTCCCCATAATTGGTCACAATCGTAATCTGATCCAGCGCTTCCAGTTCCTTGCTTTGAAAGAGCTCATACATCATCGCAATGGTGGCGTGTCCGCAAAAATCCACTTCCCTCTCGGATGAATAAAATTTCAATCCGTACCGGCCGGCTTCTATCTTATGGATGTACCCGACTTCGCTGACAAAGCCTTTCAGCTCCCGGGCCAGCTGGAGCATCCCCGATGTGTCTATTCCATCACCTTCCTCCAGCCAGACAGTGCCAGCCGGGTTCCCCGATGATTTTGCTGTTGCAAAGGCATCAATTTTTTTGAAGTTATAGGTTTTTGGACTCATGCTGATACTCACTCCTCACAATGATTGGGATCCTCACCCCGGATTGTATGACTGGGCTTGTTCCCTGTTCAATAAGACTCAGACCCTCGGATAATCTCTCTGAAGGCTTCATTAAAGGGAGATTCCCTGTTTAACAAGGGGCTCTCGTTTCTTCTCGTAAAATCAATAAATATCACTTTTTCCCCGTTCTATACAATGTTATACTCCAAAATATAGAATCAATGTTTATTTATGTTAAGATAGGGCACCGTCAGGGATTTCCTGCCGCCATAAGCCGCTGGTTTTCCAGGGATAGCCACTTCCATTTTCTTCTGGAGGGGAAAAGGGGAGTCTGGATAACAGCCCCTGTGACGAATTATCTTGCAGGATATGCAGTGAAACAATGTTCTTG contains:
- a CDS encoding AAA family ATPase — its product is MKVITISRYLYSGGMTIGQKVADELGYSFVTKETIEKIMDQYGMVDFDKVYESAPGLLDRVDPIQEDMIHFLGKLMQAIALHGSIVLLGRGSFSFFPDYSDVLNVRLWAPVEVRVGRLMERTNNTSWRICMNEVTEHDNSRKAFVERWLHGHPDQANAFDLVINTGKVPLDSAVRIIVDTARESRDLVMDNHKTVKSLEVDSLLLETVNEVLGKLDRVH
- a CDS encoding PhzF family phenazine biosynthesis protein; its protein translation is MSPKTYNFKKIDAFATAKSSGNPAGTVWLEEGDGIDTSGMLQLARELKGFVSEVGYIHKIEAGRYGLKFYSSEREVDFCGHATIAMMYELFQSKELEALDQITIVTNYGELTVENRIKTDDAVFVMAPPPVEKKNLPSLQEIARSLRISLDDLDAAWPVNIINAGLNTLIVPIVSLESILMISPDLAELNQFCVNQGIDIVEVFTEDVSMKAHDYRVRVFAPTFGYLEDPATGSGNSALGYYLLDKNSWQKETLILEQNSHAENYNLIKLQKKEVEGRTRVIFGGGAIKRMEGEYTLY
- a CDS encoding VanZ family protein, translating into MKHPSSKTAFFLYCLLIALIILLADLDKLPGSLFMKIPHYDWLAHFLLYGFFYRLLDSALKEREILLFKRPGSPALCISSAFIILEEISQLFLSSRTFSLMDLFMGFLGIGVFMKFRVSVPSETKILSDQG
- a CDS encoding TetR/AcrR family transcriptional regulator produces the protein MAEETRDTILNAAEKEFSSNGFDGARVDKIAKKAGVNKALIYYYFKSKKELLKALYERLVKKGFSAFDYSTLTSDDSPENEEKTHSSMHEIIQFLETHRDIIRILFMESLKEDGQNMLLDLADFYLDDATKGLSSVLDESTDFNALDKKQWMMTEVFTALIPMISYTLFKGDIQKRLSVSDEDMDHYFMKSLKETHFQTHKSFLNNTKENKE